A genomic region of Aspergillus oryzae RIB40 DNA, chromosome 1 contains the following coding sequences:
- a CDS encoding uncharacterized protein (beta-xylosidase), which produces MYNNPIIPGFNPDPSIIRVKNDFFLVTSSFEYFPGAPIYHSTDLIRWTLIGHALTRRSQIHIQTPEPGGGVWATTLRYHDGVYYIIAASFERYRPQDDDRVWPRGFYVKTENIWDSGSWSDPVFFDQVGFDQDTSPSISPLLILLAVLPPQNRSSSESLPLVSRRDRIYLSAENTIIFLLPKGAQKAAIVNGLGRRCTGKMVGCFAGCSTGRETFLIPVEWKDDWPIFNRGKKISLQSDTPHLYEYQHPVAWRDDFSSPELQLGWYRKNTPMRTDYSLTERPNHLRLHGGPYNLSVPSCPTLFLRKQIHHYCTWETKLSFSPESQHTEAGTVVWWNYFTYSSIGIRLSPTKEGARIVRFRPAEGEVIDRELRSAVSDVVFFIECGDQYRFGFKEVNGTSSETQWIGEVQNSTMTQSPPVGAPFTGMMLGLYAFGERQRCVLFGIILLQSHHQSYCIHHRSHSSSEINDIKC; this is translated from the exons ATGTACAACAATCCGATTATTCCCGGATTTAATCCCGACCCTTCCATTATCCGCGTGAAGAATGACTTTTTCCTCGTAACATCCTCCTTTGAATATTTCCCAGGAGCTCCGATATACCACAGCACCGATCTGATACGCTGGACCCTGATCGGCCACGCACTGACCAGGCGCAGTCAGATTCACATCCAGACCCCAGAACCTGGCGGTGGAGTTTGGGCGACCACCCTGCGATACCATGACGGTGTCTACTACATAATTGCGGCCAGCTTCGAGCGCTACCGCCCACAGGACGATGATCGTGTTTGGCCGCGTGGGTTCTATGTAAAGACCGAGAACATCTGGGACTCGGGTTCCTGGTCCGACCCGGTGTTTTTCGACCAGGTCGGATTCGATCAGGAT ACTTCGCCATCCATATCGCCACTATTGATCTTGCTAGCGGTACTTCCACCTCAGAACCGAAGCTCATCCGAGAGTCTACCTCTGGTGTCTCGGAGGGATCGCATATATTTAAGCGCGGAAAATACTATTATCTTTTTACTGCCGAAGGGGGCACAGAAAgcggccattgtgaatgG ACTTGGTAGAAGATGCACAGGGAAGATGGTGGGCTGTTTTGCTGGGTGTTCGACCG GACGCGAAACATTCCTGATACCGGttgaatggaaggatgaTTGGCCAATCTTCAACCGGGGCAAAAAGATCTCTCTCCAATCCGACACTCCACACCTTTATGAGTATCAACATCCCGTAGCATGGAGAGACGATTTCTCGAGCCCAGAGTTGCAGCTAGGCTGGTACCGCAAAA ACACCCCCATGAGGACAGACTACTCGCTCACAGAGCGACCAAACCACCTCCGTCTACATGGTGGACCGTATAACCTCTCCGTTCCCAGCTGCCCAACTCTATTTCTCCGGAAACAGATCCACCATTACTGCACCTGGGAGACGAAATTATCTTTCAGCCCTGAGTCACAACATACAGAAGCTGGAACTGTCGTCTGGTGGAACTACTTCACATACAGCAGTATAGGGATCCGGCTCTCCCCTACCAAGGAAGGGGCACGTATTGTGCGATTCCGACCGGCTGAGGGAGAGGTCATTGATCGAGAACTACGAAGCGCAGTGTCGGATGTAGTATTCTTCATTGAATGCGGAGACCAGTATAGGTTTGGTTTCAAAGAGGTTAATGGCACTAGTTCCGAGACTCAATGGATAGGAGAGGTTCAGAACAGCACAATGACTCAGTCGCCGCCAGTCGGTGCACCTTTTACCGGGATGATGCTCGGACTGTACGCTTTCGGAGAACGACAACGCT GCGTCCTATTCGGAATTATATTGCTTCAAAGCCATCACCAATCTTATTGCATTCATCATAGAAGCCACAGTTCTTCCGAGATAAACGATATCAAGTGCTGA